In Paenibacillus guangzhouensis, a single window of DNA contains:
- a CDS encoding CPBP family intramembrane glutamic endopeptidase — protein MGREIRRFLFYTFVTSWILWGGLAILTQLNWIGFGSAFSMILFILGGVTPAICEIWLKKKYSSKEEYRSFIHNINNPRHPFVWYIFTISLAFAACFLPSLWGGASMENPLYLALIEFPIMIIGGGLEEIGWRGYLQPTLQKKWSPFNSTLIVGGIWTIWHLPLWFVVGSNQMNMNFLWFTLSALALSFLLTVIYSATNSIFLCIIFHAFINSFWDVYIPDTNVASAIYTLLFALLIFAAFEFYRNKNTA, from the coding sequence TTGGGGAGAGAGATAAGAAGATTTCTATTCTATACCTTTGTTACGTCGTGGATTCTTTGGGGCGGGTTAGCTATCTTAACACAGCTCAATTGGATTGGGTTTGGTAGTGCATTTTCAATGATATTGTTTATCCTTGGTGGTGTTACCCCTGCCATATGCGAGATTTGGTTGAAAAAGAAATATAGCTCTAAAGAAGAGTATAGATCATTTATTCATAATATAAATAATCCTAGACATCCGTTCGTATGGTACATATTTACGATCAGTCTTGCTTTTGCAGCTTGTTTTTTGCCATCACTTTGGGGTGGTGCTTCAATGGAGAATCCTTTATATCTGGCATTGATAGAATTCCCCATTATGATAATTGGAGGTGGGTTGGAAGAGATCGGCTGGCGCGGCTATCTACAGCCTACGTTGCAGAAAAAATGGTCGCCGTTCAATAGTACGCTCATTGTGGGTGGTATTTGGACAATATGGCATCTTCCATTATGGTTCGTGGTTGGTTCAAATCAAATGAATATGAACTTCCTATGGTTCACGCTAAGTGCCTTGGCATTATCTTTTCTGTTGACTGTCATTTACTCAGCCACCAATAGCATCTTCCTATGTATCATATTCCATGCCTTCATTAATTCATTCTGGGATGTATATATTCCAGATACGAATGTTGCTTCTGCTATATACACTCTTTTGTTTGCGCTGCTTATTTTTGCTGCATTTGAATTCTATCGAAATAAGAATACAGCTTAA
- a CDS encoding VOC family protein: MFNKLGQVMVYVNNQDAAVEFWTEKAGFTVIAEENNGHMRWIEIAPSKNAETSIILHDKEFVAKMSPGMNLGTPSLMFFTENLDELYSSLSNKNVKVGDIVTMPSGRVFNFADDEENYFAVMEKN, translated from the coding sequence GTGTTTAACAAATTAGGTCAGGTCATGGTATATGTCAATAATCAAGATGCAGCAGTGGAATTTTGGACGGAGAAAGCAGGATTTACTGTCATCGCGGAAGAAAATAACGGTCACATGCGGTGGATTGAGATCGCACCTTCCAAGAACGCAGAGACTAGCATCATTCTGCACGATAAGGAGTTCGTCGCCAAAATGTCGCCAGGCATGAACCTCGGCACCCCTTCGCTGATGTTCTTTACGGAAAATCTCGATGAGCTGTACAGCAGTTTATCCAATAAAAACGTTAAAGTCGGAGACATTGTAACCATGCCTTCAGGCAGAGTATTTAATTTTGCAGATGACGAAGAGAATTACTTCGCAGTTATGGAGAAGAATTAA
- a CDS encoding glycosyl hydrolase family 8 — protein sequence MLLPFQAVGTVSANEIDDEGITADKVIIASWDIKDAGHEGVVSATYGAYQAASTLRAVGGPKFEYVSDEGLQYQGWDRGAGSKYWLATLSTKGFRDITLSSMQKSSGSGPRDFKVEISHDGASWTIMKDVTLERGNYSCGNCKLVDTPLPKAADDQPLLFIRWMMASNVPTNTTDNTEVGAGGSSYIKDIRVKGERLEGSGIEVPTIDLYTSPQNGTENTSVDAQILVKFSKNIVLHEGHAITIKDNENNILQGVSPEIINHHTLQINHPVFDYGKTYTVSIPKELIQGEEDQIPLIRDISWSFTTQDSPFIPKSVNMTFNGDPKTSIALAWYTDQMTDTVVQVVEASAVQGGVFPKTGFTTYTGHGEVIDTFIAKGDRTSQTRSKFISHKAIADKLIPGTAYNFRVGNGTAWSSIGSFTTDTSDHQSYRFIAGSDSQASSKAEFEPWADTFRKAIDYIGAPKFLISAGDLVDNGDLEEQWQWMLGAAQKELLQVPYVPVLGGHEVQDYDGDETTPNNNFYNHFNLPKQVVADTHEGSVYSFEYGDALYLVFNSQYQGALAENGKDVEWADEQFWDQVAWMKNAVAKSDKKWKFVAFHKSPYAAGDNSAQWEDDRVQFYKKYLIPAFDEMGIDLVFEAHDHMYMRSFQMYNDEVIPKEQLEFDSEGNAVNPKGTVYLMSNAFGNKFYFKNNQYELDENGEPREKLDENGNPIPYDDYFAAIDEQPEKKMFTDVSVSPQVLQFTAYTAAEEDEGKPGTVGNGLFAYDKYGIKRTDGKPDPVEHAAVKLLGSSATLSWTMPSASKEPIRGFRIYEKGDKVKAHWSEYVPVVEGQTTYSFKLENIDPKKKYDLIIKAVGTRMNSNPVEVNTLEGPIENEPPSAPTDLQGIVISPFQINLRWTASAGTLMPSGYHVYRDGKKVGTTKELSFSDTGLSPATAYRYVVKAYNAEGLESLDSNTVQVKTSPLPTGEGPHKAFPQHTTYAGSSIKPNHVTQAEMDKTVARLYDEWKSKYLKQNPYDPSQYYVWYSDGDWFEENEITVSEAHGYGMLITALMAGHDPKAQHYFDSLYRYFRAHPSEINPDLMAWQQADTGTEIKDINGVDSATDGDMDIAYALLLANSQWGSNGEIDYLKQAKKVMNAIMQSEVNHTEWTLKIADWATDSDPKYGKATRSSDFMLQHLKDYRNVTGDTRWDQVIDATYNIIRSMHENYSPLAGLLPDFVVKDGNRYVPAEPMFLESETDGDYSYNSSRIPWRIGTDYLITGDTRAKAQLSAINRWIQEKTKQDPKQIRAGYKLDGSTALEDYEDISFSAPMMVSAMIDASNQTWLNRLWDYNTAAATEDELYFSNNLRLLSMIVVSGNWWTPSIVDDVAPTAPTIERGEAVSSSAIELRWTPASDNVGVVGYKVFRDDVEIMTTTKTEIKDTGLKAATTYRYFVVAVDAAGNTSKISNVRVITTLKQSSETGGTGSVGGTTTSPVTTTPKVETDTPKTEKIQFVDIDNNDKSVKEAIEGLASAGIMPGTSASKFEPNKKLTRAEFVALLVKLLRLQAEFKANFSDVDQNADQYNAIGIARALGITAGIGDNRFNPQGWITRQDMIVLTARALYEAEVISKQGLASELDSFADAAQVAAYAKSDVAALVRDQIIEAKNGVLLPKESVTRVDAAVMLYRIYQQIH from the coding sequence ATGTTATTACCGTTTCAAGCCGTAGGAACCGTGTCGGCGAATGAAATCGATGATGAAGGAATTACGGCAGACAAGGTAATAATCGCGTCGTGGGATATCAAGGATGCTGGCCATGAAGGTGTCGTCTCAGCCACCTATGGGGCATATCAAGCGGCTTCGACCCTTCGTGCTGTTGGTGGTCCCAAATTCGAATATGTCAGTGATGAAGGACTGCAATATCAAGGCTGGGATCGAGGGGCAGGCAGTAAATACTGGCTGGCTACGCTCTCGACCAAAGGGTTCCGGGACATCACGTTGTCCTCAATGCAAAAGTCTTCAGGCTCGGGACCGCGCGACTTCAAAGTCGAAATCAGCCATGATGGAGCATCGTGGACGATAATGAAAGATGTTACGCTCGAAAGAGGTAACTATAGCTGTGGTAACTGTAAATTAGTGGATACACCTCTTCCGAAAGCTGCTGATGATCAGCCATTATTATTTATTCGATGGATGATGGCTTCGAATGTACCAACAAACACCACAGATAACACTGAAGTCGGAGCAGGCGGGTCCAGTTATATCAAGGACATTCGTGTGAAGGGTGAACGATTGGAAGGCAGCGGTATCGAAGTGCCTACGATTGATTTGTACACATCCCCTCAAAATGGAACAGAGAATACCTCTGTCGATGCTCAGATCTTAGTCAAATTCAGTAAAAACATCGTACTGCATGAAGGACATGCCATTACGATCAAGGACAACGAGAACAACATCTTGCAAGGCGTCTCACCTGAAATCATCAACCATCATACATTACAAATTAACCATCCCGTATTCGATTACGGCAAAACATATACCGTCTCTATACCGAAGGAACTGATTCAAGGGGAAGAAGATCAGATCCCCCTAATTCGGGATATATCTTGGAGTTTTACGACGCAAGACTCTCCGTTCATACCGAAATCAGTGAATATGACCTTCAACGGTGATCCAAAGACAAGTATCGCATTGGCTTGGTATACCGATCAGATGACAGATACGGTCGTTCAAGTCGTGGAAGCTTCCGCCGTACAAGGCGGTGTATTTCCTAAGACAGGGTTCACGACGTATACAGGTCATGGTGAAGTGATCGATACCTTCATAGCGAAAGGGGATCGAACGAGCCAGACACGCTCGAAATTTATTAGCCATAAAGCGATAGCAGATAAATTGATCCCGGGAACGGCATATAACTTCCGTGTCGGCAATGGAACGGCATGGAGCTCGATTGGCTCATTTACGACCGATACGTCTGATCACCAGTCTTACCGCTTTATTGCGGGTTCAGATTCTCAAGCTTCGAGTAAAGCTGAATTTGAACCGTGGGCGGATACGTTCAGAAAGGCGATTGATTATATCGGAGCCCCTAAATTTCTGATCAGCGCCGGGGACTTAGTAGATAACGGTGACTTAGAAGAACAATGGCAATGGATGCTGGGCGCAGCACAGAAGGAGTTGTTGCAGGTTCCATACGTTCCGGTTCTCGGCGGCCATGAGGTGCAGGATTATGATGGGGATGAGACGACGCCGAATAATAACTTCTACAACCATTTCAACCTGCCAAAACAAGTCGTCGCGGATACACATGAAGGATCGGTTTATTCGTTCGAATATGGTGACGCGCTCTATCTCGTATTCAACTCGCAATATCAAGGCGCGCTCGCGGAGAATGGTAAAGACGTTGAGTGGGCGGATGAGCAATTCTGGGATCAAGTTGCCTGGATGAAGAACGCCGTTGCGAAAAGCGATAAGAAGTGGAAGTTTGTGGCTTTTCACAAAAGCCCGTATGCGGCAGGAGATAACTCCGCGCAATGGGAGGACGATCGTGTCCAATTTTACAAAAAGTATCTCATCCCTGCCTTTGACGAGATGGGCATCGATCTGGTATTCGAAGCACATGACCATATGTACATGAGATCGTTCCAAATGTATAACGATGAAGTAATTCCGAAGGAGCAATTGGAATTTGATAGCGAAGGCAATGCCGTCAACCCGAAAGGCACGGTGTATCTCATGTCGAATGCCTTCGGCAATAAGTTCTATTTTAAGAATAATCAATACGAACTGGACGAGAATGGCGAGCCGCGCGAAAAATTAGATGAAAACGGGAATCCGATTCCGTATGATGATTATTTCGCGGCGATTGATGAGCAGCCGGAGAAAAAAATGTTCACGGATGTATCCGTCTCACCGCAGGTACTTCAGTTTACAGCCTATACCGCAGCCGAAGAGGATGAAGGGAAGCCAGGAACGGTAGGCAATGGATTATTCGCGTACGACAAGTATGGGATCAAACGCACCGATGGGAAGCCCGATCCGGTAGAGCATGCGGCTGTTAAGCTTCTTGGTTCTAGTGCTACCCTTTCCTGGACGATGCCTTCTGCCAGCAAAGAACCGATTCGTGGTTTTCGAATCTACGAGAAGGGTGACAAAGTTAAAGCTCACTGGAGCGAGTATGTCCCGGTGGTGGAAGGACAAACAACGTATAGCTTCAAGCTAGAAAATATCGATCCGAAGAAGAAATATGACCTGATCATTAAGGCCGTCGGAACGAGAATGAATTCGAATCCTGTTGAGGTCAATACGCTCGAAGGTCCGATTGAGAATGAACCGCCTTCTGCACCAACAGACCTACAAGGCATCGTGATCTCGCCTTTCCAAATAAATCTGCGCTGGACGGCTTCTGCAGGAACGTTAATGCCCTCAGGTTATCATGTATATCGCGATGGCAAGAAGGTAGGAACAACAAAAGAATTGTCATTTAGCGATACCGGACTGAGCCCAGCTACGGCATATCGGTACGTTGTGAAGGCTTATAATGCGGAGGGGTTGGAATCACTTGATAGCAATACGGTACAGGTGAAGACAAGTCCGTTGCCGACAGGCGAAGGACCGCATAAAGCATTCCCGCAGCATACGACTTATGCAGGGAGTTCGATTAAACCGAACCATGTCACCCAAGCGGAAATGGACAAAACGGTAGCCAGGTTATATGACGAATGGAAGTCAAAGTACTTAAAGCAGAACCCGTATGATCCAAGTCAATATTATGTCTGGTATAGTGACGGCGATTGGTTCGAAGAGAATGAAATTACGGTATCGGAAGCGCATGGGTACGGGATGTTGATTACCGCACTGATGGCAGGGCATGATCCGAAGGCGCAGCATTATTTTGATAGCTTGTATCGCTACTTCAGAGCACACCCAAGTGAGATCAACCCAGACCTGATGGCTTGGCAGCAAGCCGATACGGGAACCGAAATTAAGGACATTAACGGCGTCGACTCTGCGACGGATGGTGATATGGACATTGCATATGCGCTCTTGCTCGCAAACAGTCAATGGGGGAGCAACGGCGAAATAGATTATTTGAAGCAAGCGAAGAAAGTCATGAATGCGATTATGCAAAGCGAAGTCAACCATACGGAGTGGACGTTGAAGATTGCGGATTGGGCGACGGATAGCGATCCGAAATATGGCAAGGCGACGCGCTCATCCGACTTTATGCTGCAGCACTTGAAAGATTATCGCAACGTAACGGGGGATACGCGTTGGGATCAGGTCATAGATGCAACGTATAACATTATTCGCAGCATGCATGAGAATTATAGCCCGTTGGCGGGGTTGCTTCCTGACTTTGTTGTAAAAGATGGTAACCGCTACGTACCGGCAGAACCAATGTTCTTGGAATCGGAGACGGATGGTGATTACAGCTACAACTCATCCCGTATACCATGGCGAATCGGTACAGATTATCTGATTACTGGAGATACCCGCGCGAAAGCGCAACTCAGTGCTATTAATCGTTGGATTCAAGAGAAGACGAAGCAAGATCCGAAGCAGATTCGGGCTGGCTATAAGTTGGATGGCTCGACAGCATTGGAAGATTACGAGGACATTTCGTTCTCTGCCCCAATGATGGTGAGCGCGATGATCGATGCTTCGAATCAGACATGGCTGAATCGACTATGGGACTATAATACGGCGGCTGCTACAGAAGACGAGCTGTACTTCAGTAATAATCTTCGCCTGCTTAGCATGATTGTCGTATCAGGGAATTGGTGGACGCCGTCCATTGTGGATGATGTAGCGCCAACGGCGCCGACGATCGAGCGCGGTGAAGCGGTATCCAGTTCTGCCATCGAACTGAGATGGACACCTGCATCGGATAATGTTGGCGTCGTCGGATACAAGGTTTTCCGGGATGATGTCGAAATCATGACGACAACAAAAACTGAGATTAAAGATACAGGACTGAAAGCTGCCACCACGTACCGATATTTCGTAGTTGCGGTGGATGCGGCAGGGAACACCTCCAAGATAAGCAACGTTAGAGTGATTACCACGTTAAAACAAAGCTCAGAAACTGGGGGTACGGGGTCAGTCGGCGGCACAACCACAAGCCCGGTCACTACAACACCGAAGGTAGAAACGGATACGCCGAAGACTGAGAAGATCCAGTTCGTTGATATTGACAATAATGATAAATCGGTTAAGGAAGCGATCGAAGGTTTAGCATCGGCTGGCATCATGCCAGGTACTTCAGCATCCAAGTTCGAGCCGAACAAAAAGCTCACGCGAGCGGAATTTGTAGCGTTGTTAGTAAAATTGCTGCGGTTGCAAGCGGAGTTCAAAGCGAATTTCTCGGATGTCGACCAGAACGCTGATCAGTATAACGCGATCGGCATTGCCAGAGCACTCGGAATAACTGCTGGAATAGGCGATAATCGATTCAACCCGCAAGGATGGATCACTAGACAAGATATGATCGTCCTGACGGCGAGAGCGCTGTATGAAGCCGAAGTTATTTCTAAGCAGGGTCTCGCTTCAGAACTTGATTCATTCGCCGATGCAGCACAAGTTGCAGCCTATGCCAAGTCGGATGTTGCGGCATTGGTACGTGACCAGATTATCGAAGCCAAGAATGGCGTGCTGCTTCCGAAGGAATCGGTGACGCGGGTCGATGCGGCCGTGATGTTGTATCGAATTTATCAACAGATCCATTAA
- a CDS encoding TetR/AcrR family transcriptional regulator: protein MPKVSHDYVNEKKNSIIQAAISVCKVKPLYEITMRDIIKASGVSQGGIYRYYSDLDEILVAVINQTNGNADYRQVVDAIIEHSNSPKESLEKLFAFLGEYIQENLSTVGKIQFELTILVANNPERQKNILSNITENESGQYLVERLFRIVHEGISLGSFQPEVSIEELFTFIMTSIDGIVRDVVLQKCYGMFQNEQVQFDEIRLMNTLCKSVLLLLGSK, encoded by the coding sequence TTGCCTAAGGTAAGTCATGATTATGTGAATGAAAAGAAAAATAGCATTATACAAGCAGCAATATCAGTGTGTAAAGTTAAGCCACTCTATGAAATTACGATGAGGGATATTATTAAAGCGTCAGGGGTAAGTCAAGGCGGAATTTATCGCTATTATTCGGATTTGGATGAAATACTGGTTGCAGTAATTAATCAGACCAATGGTAATGCAGACTATAGACAAGTTGTCGATGCAATCATTGAACATAGCAATTCTCCTAAAGAGTCCCTAGAAAAACTATTTGCTTTTCTCGGTGAGTACATTCAAGAAAACTTGTCAACGGTTGGTAAAATACAATTTGAGCTCACAATTTTAGTTGCGAATAATCCAGAGAGACAAAAGAATATTTTATCGAACATTACTGAAAATGAAAGTGGACAATATTTGGTCGAGCGGTTATTTCGTATAGTTCATGAAGGAATTTCATTAGGGAGTTTCCAGCCTGAAGTATCAATAGAAGAATTATTTACTTTTATCATGACATCCATTGATGGCATTGTAAGAGATGTTGTTTTACAAAAATGCTATGGAATGTTCCAAAATGAACAGGTGCAATTTGACGAAATCCGACTGATGAATACACTATGCAAATCCGTATTATTGTTGTTGGGCTCAAAATAA
- a CDS encoding LysR family transcriptional regulator has product MELLQLQYFLEVARLEHVTEAARSLHVTQSSLSKTIQRLEEDLGVPLFDRTGRKLKLNEFGSRFLRRAERALFELEQGKQEICDLSSPEYGTLELAVTTASTLPNILSAFRVKRPHVHFHVQMLTTQEMVTRLDRGEVDFCLSSPPIHGDDIECQIVFIDPILVAVPKGHRLADRSSVSLTELSEEWFIGVKKGYGTRDLVDSVCQSVGFVPQYVYEGDEPARLSALVEAGIGIAFIPSTARNEREQLTYLQVEDHEIIREIALLWHRSRYLSRTALEFRELVIEYFDALSK; this is encoded by the coding sequence ATGGAACTTCTTCAACTGCAATATTTTCTCGAGGTTGCACGATTGGAGCATGTAACCGAAGCGGCTCGCAGTCTGCACGTGACACAATCCTCGTTAAGCAAAACGATTCAACGCCTGGAGGAGGATTTGGGCGTACCTCTTTTTGATCGAACTGGGAGGAAGCTAAAATTAAATGAATTCGGAAGCAGATTCCTGCGACGTGCAGAACGGGCATTGTTCGAATTGGAACAGGGGAAGCAAGAGATCTGTGACTTATCCAGCCCCGAATATGGCACACTCGAATTGGCGGTGACAACTGCGAGCACGCTCCCGAATATCCTCAGTGCGTTTCGGGTAAAGAGACCCCATGTTCACTTTCATGTTCAAATGTTGACCACACAGGAGATGGTTACACGGCTGGATAGGGGTGAAGTTGATTTCTGCTTGTCTTCACCACCAATACATGGGGATGACATCGAATGCCAAATCGTGTTCATCGACCCTATTCTTGTAGCTGTGCCCAAGGGCCATCGGCTGGCGGACCGCAGCAGTGTTTCCTTAACGGAGCTAAGCGAAGAATGGTTTATTGGTGTAAAAAAAGGTTACGGCACGCGGGATCTCGTGGATTCTGTATGTCAATCGGTTGGATTTGTGCCTCAATATGTATATGAGGGAGATGAACCTGCAAGGCTAAGCGCGCTTGTGGAAGCGGGAATTGGCATTGCTTTCATTCCGAGTACAGCCAGGAACGAACGGGAACAACTCACATATCTCCAAGTAGAGGATCATGAAATAATACGGGAAATCGCATTATTATGGCACAGAAGTCGTTATCTCTCCCGAACAGCTCTGGAATTTCGTGAGCTCGTTATCGAGTATTTTGATGCGCTATCCAAATGA
- a CDS encoding SRPBCC family protein, translating to MTSQMVSKVEENVLILEREFKAPRELVFQAFSQAEHLKHWWGPNGWSLPVCNVDFREGGVWHYCMKCEDKNQGDFYGMESWGKAVYREIIAPEKIVYVDYFSDSEGNEAENMPSTLVTLTFIETENGTKLINRGEYASADGLKQVMDMGMMQGITETWNRLAEHLESIQ from the coding sequence ATGACAAGTCAAATGGTTTCGAAGGTTGAAGAAAATGTACTTATTTTGGAGCGTGAATTCAAGGCTCCTCGTGAACTCGTGTTCCAGGCATTCTCCCAAGCTGAACACCTAAAGCATTGGTGGGGTCCGAACGGTTGGTCGCTTCCGGTTTGCAACGTAGATTTTCGTGAAGGCGGCGTGTGGCATTACTGCATGAAGTGCGAAGATAAGAATCAAGGTGATTTCTATGGTATGGAATCTTGGGGTAAAGCTGTGTACCGAGAAATCATCGCGCCGGAGAAAATTGTCTATGTGGATTATTTCTCAGATAGCGAAGGCAATGAGGCCGAGAATATGCCGTCGACGCTTGTTACGCTTACCTTCATTGAGACGGAAAATGGAACGAAGCTAATCAATCGTGGGGAGTATGCGTCAGCTGATGGATTGAAGCAAGTGATGGACATGGGCATGATGCAAGGAATTACGGAGACTTGGAACAGGCTGGCTGAACATCTCGAGTCCATTCAATAG
- a CDS encoding ArsR/SmtB family transcription factor, with product MARTIPASERMMVMNTNVMGALAEPNRMQIVELLRESPLTVGEIAQRLQMRQPQVSKHLRVLSEAGIVEAQVDANRRIYSLRPEPFRALDDWLKTYRVIWECRFDRLDDYLQKLQGKKPQI from the coding sequence ATGGCGCGAACAATACCAGCAAGCGAACGGATGATGGTCATGAATACGAACGTCATGGGTGCTTTGGCAGAGCCTAATCGCATGCAGATTGTCGAGCTTCTGCGCGAATCTCCGCTAACCGTAGGAGAAATTGCTCAACGGTTGCAGATGCGTCAGCCTCAAGTATCCAAGCATTTACGTGTATTAAGTGAAGCGGGAATTGTTGAGGCGCAAGTGGATGCCAATCGACGGATTTACAGCCTTCGGCCTGAACCTTTTCGGGCATTGGACGATTGGCTGAAGACCTACCGTGTCATCTGGGAATGTCGGTTTGACCGCCTGGATGATTATTTGCAGAAGCTGCAGGGGAAGAAACCACAGATTTGA
- a CDS encoding IS3 family transposase (programmed frameshift): protein MAKKGQTFNRYDETTKQEAVRLRLEEHWSYSMIMNKLSIKSKSQIQNWVKKSERGETFKDLRGRWSKKRFRSVEEEISYLKAQVEYPKKAQSKSTWGGKLDKQVRFESIREMKTDFPIKLLCKIAEVSRSGYYKWLATYESRKTRMDENTVIKEHILAIHRIRPYYGYFRMRTALRKEGLYVNHKKVRRLMRELGIQSVIRKKRPFAGRKPSVLFQNVLNREFTSAAAKLKLVTDITYVRVGHGFLYLSVVLDLYNNEILTWRLGERNDLELVLDTVKQLNTPKAILHSDQGFQYTTKTYAKLLADQKLVGSHSRRGNCFDNACVESFFSHLKAEKLHLVKPNGASEAERLITEYIAYYNHERFQKKLGDLSPVEYRKAIAA from the exons ATGGCGAAAAAGGGACAGACATTCAATCGTTATGACGAAACAACTAAGCAGGAGGCTGTTAGACTACGTCTTGAGGAACACTGGAGTTATTCCATGATTATGAATAAGCTGAGTATCAAGAGTAAGAGTCAAATTCAGAATTGGGTAAAGAAATCTGAGCGTGGGGAAACGTTTAAGGATCTTCGAGGGAGATGGAGTAAGAAGCGCTTCAGATCAGTTGAAGAAGAGATTAGTTATTTGAAAGCACAGGTGGAATATC CTAAAAAAGCTCAATCCAAATCTACATGGGGAGGAAAGTTGGATAAGCAAGTCCGGTTCGAGTCCATTCGAGAAATGAAAACCGATTTTCCTATTAAATTACTGTGTAAGATTGCTGAGGTTTCCCGTTCTGGCTACTATAAATGGTTAGCCACTTACGAGTCCCGGAAAACACGTATGGATGAGAATACGGTAATTAAAGAGCATATTCTAGCGATTCACCGTATTCGGCCTTACTACGGTTATTTTCGCATGCGCACAGCACTACGAAAGGAAGGGCTATATGTTAACCACAAGAAGGTGCGACGACTCATGCGAGAATTAGGAATCCAGTCTGTCATACGTAAGAAACGGCCTTTCGCAGGCAGAAAGCCTTCTGTGTTGTTCCAGAATGTATTAAACCGGGAATTCACTTCAGCCGCAGCTAAGCTCAAACTAGTAACCGACATAACCTATGTTCGCGTTGGACATGGCTTCCTCTATCTTTCAGTTGTTTTAGACCTCTACAACAATGAGATTTTGACTTGGAGGTTGGGAGAACGAAATGACCTAGAACTTGTTCTGGACACCGTAAAACAACTGAATACACCAAAAGCGATCCTGCACTCTGATCAAGGGTTTCAATACACGACAAAGACGTATGCAAAGCTCCTTGCAGATCAGAAGCTTGTTGGCAGCCATTCTAGACGTGGGAACTGCTTTGATAATGCGTGCGTTGAGTCGTTCTTCTCGCATCTAAAGGCAGAAAAGCTTCATTTGGTGAAGCCAAACGGTGCCTCTGAAGCTGAACGTTTGATCACTGAATATATTGCTTATTACAACCATGAGCGGTTTCAGAAAAAATTAGGCGACCTCTCCCCTGTTGAATACAGGAAAGCGATCGCCGCTTAA
- a CDS encoding phosphotransferase, whose amino-acid sequence MYTQPIALRSVLDPNYLKYCLSDQYDVGDWQECTYWLRGLNDTYRLRTSCGDYILRIYRQAVDESDVAYELSLLLQLRNVLGAGTTQVSEPIAQKDNTFYSVIHAPEGERVVVLFRYLYGSENLLHDENSCYAFGRSAAELHTAMDQVNMQSTRINLDTDFLIRRPLERIISYIGENHESTSFLRLFANALIERISETASQGLDWGICHGDMHGNNNAFQEGDTFTHYDFEWSALGWRAYDLAQVRGRKRQRTERKDELWQAFMAGYRSIREFSEQDESAIELFLMARRFWVMGLDVAFVPNDTGALDFLEDWLQDFVQEFRDYHLVTSEDIACG is encoded by the coding sequence TGAAATATTGTCTAAGCGATCAATATGACGTAGGAGATTGGCAGGAATGCACGTATTGGCTGCGAGGATTGAATGATACGTATCGCTTACGCACTTCATGCGGTGATTACATACTCCGCATCTATCGGCAAGCGGTTGACGAATCAGATGTAGCTTACGAGTTATCTTTATTACTTCAACTACGTAATGTATTGGGAGCGGGGACCACACAGGTATCCGAACCCATCGCGCAAAAAGATAATACCTTCTACTCTGTGATTCATGCGCCTGAAGGTGAGAGAGTTGTTGTCTTATTCCGTTATTTGTATGGCAGCGAGAATCTCCTTCATGACGAAAATTCATGTTACGCGTTCGGAAGGTCTGCGGCTGAATTGCATACCGCGATGGACCAAGTGAACATGCAAAGCACCAGAATCAATCTGGATACCGATTTCCTTATCCGCAGACCCTTAGAACGTATCATAAGTTATATTGGAGAGAATCACGAATCCACGTCATTTCTTCGCTTGTTTGCCAATGCGTTAATCGAGCGTATTTCCGAAACGGCAAGTCAAGGTCTGGATTGGGGCATTTGCCACGGCGATATGCATGGCAATAATAATGCCTTTCAAGAAGGCGATACGTTTACGCATTATGATTTTGAATGGTCGGCCCTAGGCTGGCGCGCTTATGATTTGGCACAAGTGCGGGGCAGAAAACGTCAACGGACGGAGCGAAAAGACGAGCTGTGGCAAGCGTTCATGGCAGGCTATCGATCGATTAGAGAATTCTCCGAACAAGACGAATCAGCCATTGAGCTGTTCCTCATGGCACGCAGGTTCTGGGTCATGGGGCTTGACGTCGCCTTTGTCCCGAATGATACAGGCGCGCTGGATTTCTTAGAAGATTGGCTTCAGGACTTCGTTCAAGAATTCCGAGACTATCATCTGGTAACCAGTGAAGACATCGCATGTGGTTAG